A window of the Candidatus Poribacteria bacterium genome harbors these coding sequences:
- the atpF gene encoding F0F1 ATP synthase subunit B: protein MREKIYGFCFIFMWACVTSAFGAEAPAGEGDLLSGLGIDPKTIIIQVIGFLIVLAVLWKFVFGKVGGLLEERRSEITTQIEQLRTDREELDRLTAETRQRLADIETEAQTKIQAAIEQGNVERQDILTQARQEAEDEVARARAEIQREKDEAISELRGVVAELAIDAASKIISEELNAERHQQIIEASISRLPTDL, encoded by the coding sequence ATGCGAGAAAAGATATATGGATTTTGCTTCATTTTTATGTGGGCGTGCGTCACAAGCGCATTTGGTGCCGAGGCACCTGCCGGCGAAGGAGACTTACTATCAGGACTTGGGATCGACCCCAAGACGATTATCATCCAAGTCATCGGTTTTCTGATTGTGCTCGCCGTACTTTGGAAGTTTGTCTTCGGCAAGGTAGGTGGGCTTTTAGAGGAACGCAGATCTGAAATCACCACGCAAATAGAACAATTGCGGACCGATCGCGAAGAGTTGGACAGGCTCACCGCAGAGACGCGCCAACGCCTCGCCGATATTGAAACCGAAGCACAAACCAAGATTCAAGCAGCTATTGAACAGGGAAACGTCGAGCGTCAAGACATTCTCACACAGGCACGACAAGAGGCTGAGGATGAAGTCGCCAGAGCCAGAGCAGAAATTCAGCGTGAGAAAGATGAAGCCATCTCCGAACTCCGCGGTGTTGTTGCTGAACTCGCGATTGACGCTGCCAGCAAAATCATAAGCGAAGAACTCAACGCAGAGAGACATCAGCAGATTATTGAGGCATCCATTAGCAGGTTGCCAACGGATCTTTAA
- a CDS encoding AtpZ/AtpI family protein: protein MFKHRLNQLKNENVGMFDLASIGITLALAICIGYFGGKWIGGKLGNTAVGAYIGFGMGVAAGFMEMFRSVARWNRRLESIEKQRRGDSHQVQNTEKE from the coding sequence ATGTTCAAACATCGGCTAAATCAGCTCAAAAATGAAAATGTTGGGATGTTTGACCTCGCTTCTATCGGGATAACGCTTGCCCTTGCGATCTGTATCGGTTATTTCGGGGGTAAGTGGATCGGTGGAAAATTAGGCAACACAGCAGTTGGAGCATACATCGGTTTCGGAATGGGAGTTGCCGCCGGATTCATGGAAATGTTTCGTTCGGTAGCACGCTGGAACCGACGGCTTGAAAGTATAGAAAAACAGCGTCGTGGCGATTCACACCAAGTACAGAACACCGAAAAAGAATAA
- the atpE gene encoding ATP synthase F0 subunit C, which produces MTYLAVLAFGVTLGLPIAVIFASRAQGSATSTALEGIARQPDAAPRIQTAMIIGLALIESLVIYALLMFFILQLNNLPDKTMLLDLIRASAEQMGGNGN; this is translated from the coding sequence ATGACTTATTTAGCAGTGTTGGCATTTGGTGTAACATTAGGTTTGCCAATCGCCGTCATCTTCGCCTCAAGGGCACAAGGGAGTGCTACAAGCACCGCTCTTGAGGGAATCGCGCGTCAACCCGATGCCGCGCCGCGTATCCAAACCGCAATGATTATCGGTTTGGCTCTCATCGAATCACTCGTTATCTACGCTTTGTTGATGTTCTTTATTTTGCAGCTCAACAACCTCCCAGACAAAACTATGCTATTAGATTTGATCCGCGCTTCAGCGGAACAGATGGGTGGGAATGGGAATTAG
- the atpB gene encoding F0F1 ATP synthase subunit A, which produces MKKISFICLVVGLSLAIVVGSFAAENGHRSLLSPISQLLPDEIIPEPARWHQPDLIPNTYFAVLVLVLFFIFATRKLKRVPEGKGQTLLEVFVGSITDFFGGILGDHGKKYVPFVGSYFIFILFLNYLGVIPGLQPPTADLNTTLALGITAVLGVQIIAIKENGVVGYLKHLAGNPPWLGVLMFPLEVIAQLSRAGSLAIRLFGNIFGEKSVVIELTKLGVGILILDAIPFVPVQVPMLFFGLFAGFLQAFVFTILTSIYIVMFIEHDEAHEAHH; this is translated from the coding sequence ATGAAAAAAATATCGTTTATCTGCTTGGTTGTGGGACTCAGTTTGGCAATAGTAGTTGGAAGTTTCGCAGCCGAGAATGGTCACCGTAGTTTGCTCTCTCCGATTTCACAGCTTTTACCGGATGAAATAATCCCGGAACCGGCTCGGTGGCATCAGCCCGATCTAATCCCCAACACATACTTTGCTGTTCTCGTCTTAGTGCTATTTTTTATTTTCGCCACCCGGAAGTTGAAGCGGGTCCCTGAAGGGAAAGGACAAACCCTGTTAGAGGTGTTTGTCGGCAGTATTACGGACTTCTTTGGCGGTATTTTGGGTGACCACGGCAAAAAGTATGTGCCATTCGTTGGCTCCTACTTCATCTTCATTCTCTTCCTAAACTATCTCGGGGTCATTCCGGGTCTTCAACCGCCAACAGCAGATTTGAATACAACGCTTGCCCTCGGTATAACAGCTGTGTTAGGCGTTCAAATTATCGCTATTAAAGAGAATGGAGTCGTCGGCTATCTCAAGCATCTTGCAGGCAATCCACCGTGGTTAGGTGTCTTGATGTTCCCACTTGAGGTGATCGCGCAACTCTCACGCGCGGGTTCGCTCGCCATCCGGCTTTTCGGAAACATTTTTGGCGAAAAATCGGTTGTTATTGAATTGACAAAACTCGGAGTGGGCATACTGATTCTTGATGCTATTCCGTTCGTACCAGTTCAAGTCCCGATGCTGTTCTTTGGGCTGTTTGCTGGCTTTCTGCAAGCGTTCGTTTTCACTATCTTAACATCCATCTATATAGTGATGTTTATTGAACATGATGAGGCACATGAAGCACATCATTAA
- a CDS encoding ATP synthase subunit I encodes MGPVLEFGDRFIRHVYVLTICLTIVVAVVLLGFKRPALPSFLIGSAIGLMLFWSIEFMVRRLIRPGKTQKTKYLFGVITLGKYAVLGVCLYFLFNKLEWMNVYAFAGGIALVQGAIIIKAIGLMMTILSNKDPNQS; translated from the coding sequence ATGGGTCCCGTTTTGGAATTTGGCGACCGATTCATCCGCCACGTTTATGTCTTAACAATCTGCCTCACCATCGTTGTTGCCGTAGTATTGTTAGGATTCAAACGCCCCGCACTCCCAAGTTTTCTGATTGGAAGTGCTATCGGACTCATGCTATTCTGGTCTATCGAATTCATGGTTCGGCGACTTATCCGGCCCGGGAAAACTCAAAAAACAAAATACTTATTCGGAGTCATTACCCTCGGCAAATACGCAGTCCTCGGCGTGTGTCTCTATTTTCTATTTAATAAGTTAGAGTGGATGAATGTCTATGCCTTCGCCGGGGGGATCGCTTTAGTACAAGGTGCCATCATTATCAAAGCGATCGGCTTGATGATGACTATCCTTTCAAACAAGGATCCTAATCAGTCTTGA
- a CDS encoding DUF5916 domain-containing protein, with protein MKTNLLMIIVLTLTIGSQLTAVSNDPTVKKDLTAVKTDHPPTIDGVLDDTCWQDAPQATGFTDERTEKPAKNQSIARLVYTDKAIYLGVYLYDDMPDKIVARQTKDQTRFQGEDWMSFSLDPFHTHQFSDRNFFMANALGTKFAHLATGRAEKSEWIGLWKAAAQIVDDGWIVEMEIPWQMLDYPNTTEPVRMGINIDRGQQRTGEKSWWCNLGVNEFRENDGQWVDVLPPPRQRELKLLPYLVGGYSDKETTNKAYTARAGADLRYEVTPQLRLIGTANPDFDNIEQAVEGIDFSYGERYVPDRRPFFSEGGNVYNVGQLFYSRRIEDMDSGLKLFGKLGKNTSVGTLGTYHKNNQNFILSASQSLTATSQVSAVFLSHHKQGNPANNVGSVSGSARRGRFAVFSDLTQSWADESDGRTGTVGLVYKSHLIEAVSRVFFTDPDFVNNLGYHPFKGYRGVNLTTMFKNEWREGIVRRLTLFTHTDASNTYQGEVFSRDIRLGAQLLTHSDYSVSAFWNGGQFKEFSDSLFSISLGVRATDRFNNFSVSYDWGEQAGEQFYSISGNLNLRAYGFTAGLTSQVQWHFKRRYQQILTLTYDFSPALSLGSRLIWQAEGINTYFALRRSGYAGTDFFIILGDPNAQEFKQRLVAKVIRAF; from the coding sequence ATGAAAACAAATTTGTTAATGATCATAGTCTTGACACTCACTATAGGCTCTCAATTAACGGCTGTTTCAAATGACCCAACAGTAAAAAAAGACCTAACCGCAGTAAAAACAGATCACCCCCCCACCATTGATGGCGTTCTCGACGATACCTGCTGGCAAGACGCACCACAAGCCACTGGGTTTACAGACGAACGCACCGAAAAACCGGCGAAGAACCAATCCATCGCTCGGCTCGTTTATACAGACAAAGCCATCTACCTCGGCGTTTATCTCTATGACGATATGCCCGATAAAATTGTGGCACGCCAAACCAAAGACCAAACCCGATTTCAAGGTGAAGACTGGATGTCCTTCAGCCTTGATCCGTTCCACACGCACCAATTTTCCGATAGAAACTTCTTTATGGCGAACGCGCTCGGCACGAAATTCGCGCATCTCGCCACCGGACGCGCCGAAAAAAGCGAATGGATCGGGTTATGGAAGGCTGCCGCACAGATTGTAGACGACGGTTGGATTGTAGAGATGGAAATCCCGTGGCAGATGCTGGATTACCCTAATACAACAGAACCTGTCCGGATGGGCATCAACATTGATAGGGGGCAGCAGCGGACAGGAGAAAAATCGTGGTGGTGTAATTTAGGCGTTAATGAATTTAGAGAGAACGATGGCCAATGGGTTGATGTTCTGCCGCCGCCTCGGCAGCGCGAGTTGAAACTGCTGCCGTATCTCGTTGGTGGATACAGCGACAAGGAAACAACAAACAAGGCGTATACTGCCCGCGCGGGGGCGGACCTCCGTTATGAGGTTACACCGCAGTTACGGCTCATCGGCACAGCCAATCCCGATTTTGACAACATTGAACAAGCCGTAGAAGGTATAGATTTCTCCTACGGTGAACGCTACGTACCCGACCGCCGTCCCTTCTTCTCCGAAGGTGGTAATGTCTACAACGTTGGGCAGCTTTTCTATTCGCGGCGGATAGAGGATATGGACAGCGGGCTTAAACTCTTTGGGAAACTGGGGAAAAATACCTCAGTTGGCACCTTAGGTACGTACCATAAAAACAACCAAAACTTTATCCTTAGTGCCTCCCAATCCCTTACTGCGACATCTCAAGTCAGTGCTGTGTTCTTATCACACCACAAACAAGGTAATCCGGCGAACAACGTCGGCTCTGTATCAGGTAGTGCGCGACGCGGAAGATTTGCAGTATTCAGTGATCTCACGCAAAGTTGGGCGGATGAATCAGATGGAAGAACAGGAACTGTTGGTTTGGTTTACAAAAGTCACCTCATTGAAGCGGTTTCAAGAGTTTTCTTTACAGATCCAGATTTTGTGAACAATCTCGGTTACCATCCGTTCAAAGGCTACCGCGGTGTCAACCTCACTACTATGTTCAAAAACGAGTGGCGCGAAGGGATTGTCCGCCGTCTCACTCTCTTTACCCATACTGACGCTTCTAACACATACCAAGGTGAGGTTTTCAGTCGTGACATCAGGCTTGGTGCACAACTCTTGACACACAGTGACTATTCAGTTTCTGCTTTCTGGAACGGTGGTCAATTTAAAGAATTCTCAGACTCATTGTTCAGCATCAGTTTAGGAGTTCGTGCCACGGATCGCTTTAACAACTTCAGTGTCAGCTATGACTGGGGTGAACAGGCAGGTGAGCAGTTTTATAGCATTAGTGGAAATCTGAATCTGCGTGCTTACGGCTTCACCGCTGGCTTGACCTCCCAAGTCCAGTGGCATTTCAAGCGTCGTTACCAACAGATTTTAACGCTCACGTATGACTTCAGTCCTGCGTTAAGCCTCGGCAGTCGTTTGATCTGGCAAGCAGAAGGCATTAATACCTACTTCGCGCTGCGCCGCTCAGGTTACGCTGGCACCGATTTTTTCATCATCCTCGGCGATCCAAATGCCCAGGAATTCAAACAGCGTTTAGTTGCTAAGGTGATTCGGGCATTTTAG